One window of the Salvia splendens isolate huo1 chromosome 1, SspV2, whole genome shotgun sequence genome contains the following:
- the LOC121756327 gene encoding binding partner of ACD11 1-like: MTTKTVKVSNVSLGATEQDIQEFFSFTGAIQYVEMKSENERSQSAYVTFVDAQNAETAVLLSGATIVDQTVSIALEPNYTLPASAAASASQGDDAGGGVAAAAQKAEDVVSGMVAKGFILGKDALNRAKSFDERHQLTSTASATVASLDQKIGLSEKITVGATIVNDKVKEVDQKFQVSEKTKTAFAAAGQTVSSAGTAVMKNRYVLTGATWVTGAFSRVQKVAEDVGQKTLEKVAEEEQGRNEAQGYTKLDTTDSPNADPTTTNPTPTPSDQKPDSPKGLIL; this comes from the exons ATGACG ACCAAGACTGTGAAAGTGAGCAATGTCTCACTGGGTGCAACAGAACAAGACATCCAGGAGTTCTTTTCCTTCACTGGGGCAATCCAATACGTTGAAATGAAAAG TGAAAATGAGAGATCTCAATCTGCATATGTCACTTTCGTCGATGCTCAGAATGCAGAGACTGCTGTTCTTCTTTCG GGAGCTACAATAGTGGACCAGACAGTCTCCATTGCCCTTGAACCAAACTATACGCTGCCAGCATCGGCAGCAGCTTCA GCATCACAAGGCGATGATGCAGGTGGTGGTGTTGCAGCTGCTGCGCAGAAGGCAGAGGACGTTGTCAGCGGCATGGTAGCCAAGGGTTTTATATTAGGGAAAGACGCCCTTAACAGGGCAAAGTCTTTCGACGAGAGGCACCAACTCACATCAACTGCTTCAGCCACAGTAGCATCGCTGGATCAGAAGATCGGACTGAGTGAGAAAATCACTGTCGGAGCAACTATAGTCAATGATAAAGTGAAGGAAGTAGACCAGAAGTTCCAGGTTTCCGAGAAGACTAAGACAGCTTTTGCTGCTGCTGGACAGACCGTCAGTAGTGCAGGAACAGCCGTCATGAAAAACCGGTACGTCCTGACTGGCGCTACGTGGGTAACCGGTGCTTTCAGCCGGGTTCAGAAGGTGGCCGAGGATGTTGGACAGAAAACGCTGGAGAAAGTCGCGGAGGAAGAGCAGGGGAGAAATGAAGCTCAAGGTTACACTAAGCTCGACACAACTGATTCACCCAATGCTGATCCAACTACAACAAATCCGACTCCGACTCCAAGCGACCAAAAACCAGACTCTCCAAAGGGATTGATTCTCTGA
- the LOC121756309 gene encoding heat stress transcription factor A-1-like, translating to MEAGGGGISTVATSPPPFLSKTYDMVDDPATDAVVSWSKNSNSFVVWNVPEFARDLLPKYFKHNNFSSFVRQLNTYGFRKVDPDCWEFANEGFLKGRKHLLKTINRRKSSHAQGQQQNVQVQNPPVPSCIEVGKFGMEEEVERLKRDKNLLMQELVRLRQQQQTTNSQLQTVGQRVHVMEQRQTQMMSFLAKAMQSPGFVSQMVHQQNDSGRHISGANKKRRLPSQDEESLARNLSITLPDGQIVKYQPLMNEAAKAMLRQIMKMDTSNRSESKLSNPNDFLIDSAHSPSDLLDSSSSTSRISEVALSEVLPNTSALSEVQSSSCLTHASAHNTLFPEASTGAPDFVLAQGISPGISIDPPYEPFKGSEPTNFSSVDALPGFVDAPIPPPSDEPLEDYDVDILLDDIHKLAGMGDDIHKLPGISDDIHKLPGVSDDIPKLPSINDVFWEQFLPESPSLIEKTDEINAVDLGHEMSTDQLTELESEWDRLKSLNNLTEQMGLLTSSAKIG from the exons ATGGAGGCTGGAGGAGGAGGAATATCAACGGTGGCGACGTCGCCGCCACCGTTTCTGAGTAAGACTTACGACATGGTGGATGATCCGGCGACGGATGCGGTGGTATCGTGGAGCAAGAACAGCAACAGCTTTGTTGTCTGGAACGTGCCGGAGTTCGCTAGAGACCTTTTGCCTAAGTATTTCAAGCATAACAATTTCTCCAGCTTCGTTCGCCAGCTGAATACTTAC GGCTTCAGGAAAGTTGATCCCGACTGTTGGGAGTTTGCTAATGAGGGGTTTCTTAAAGGTCGCAAGCATTTACTGAAGACCATAAACAGGCGTAAATCATCCCACGCACAAGGCCAACAGCAAAACGTTCAAGTTCAGAACCCCCCTGTCCCGTCTTGCATTGAGGTTGGCAAATTTGGGATGGAGGAAGAGGTTGAAAGGTTGAAGAGAGATAAGAATCTTCTCATGCAAGAACTTGTTAGGTTGAGGCAACAGCAACAAACAACCAACAGTCAATTGCAGACTGTTGGTCAGCGTGTTCATGTAATGGAGCAACGACAAACACAAATGATGTCCTTCCTCGCCAAAGCTATGCAAAGCCCTGGCTTTGTATCACAGATGGTACATCAGCAGAATGATAGTGGTAGACATATTTCTGGTGCTAACAAGAAAAGGAGGCTACCGAGTCAGGATGAAGAAAGTTTAGCCCGCAATTTGAGTATTACATTGCCCGATGGACAGATTGTCAAATATCAGCCTTTGATGAATGAAGCTGCAAAGGCAATGCTGAGACAAATCATGAAAATGGATACGTCAAATAGGTCCGAGTCTAAACTGAGCAATCCTAATGATTTCTTGATTGACAGTGCACATTCTCCCTCGGATTTATTAGATAGTAGTAGTTCAACCAGTAGAATATCAGAAGTGGCTCTTTCAGAGGTTTTACCCAATACGTCCGCGTTGTCTGAGGTCCAATCTTCCTCATGTCTGACGCATGCTAGTGCTCACAATACCCTCTTTCCGGAGGCAAGCACGGGGGCACCTGATTTCGTTCTCGCACAAGGAATCAGTCCAGGAATTAGCATCGACCCTCCTTATGAGCCATTTAAGGGGTCCGAGCCTACAAATTTCAGTTCTGTGGATGCACTTCCTGGGTTTGTCGATGCCCCTATACCTCCACCGTCAGATGAACCTTTGGAAGATTACGATGTTGACATTTTGCTCGATGATATTCATAAGCTGGCAGGTATGGGTGATGATATTCATAAGCTGCCTGGTATAAGTGATGATATCCATAAGCTGCCGGGTGTAAGTGATGATATTCCCAAGCTTCCGAGCATAAATGATGTATTCTGGGAACAGTTTCTTCCTGAGAGTCCCTCCCTTATTGAGAAAACAGATGAGATAAATGCTGTTGATCTGGGACATGAAATGAGCACGGATCAGTTGACCGAACTAGAAAGTGAATGGGACAGGCTGAAGAGTTTGAATAATCTTACCGAACAGATGGGGCTTCTCACATCATCTGCGAAGATCGGTTAA
- the LOC121802505 gene encoding uncharacterized protein LOC121802505: protein MLSAANNPSLSSRVCFFRFGELNLSSRLNLRRRRAADRCCKASLITNSDSFEVGRLIGSYGFMNITSYSGPQSATDMEYMAGDIGRLRAQDVGEGSVKIRLYEGRIAQGPQRGSSVIFKVYPGQQVGGFEADLMAANELGAHASLQSNSKSIACSNIQVLIGGFETKTGEQWLAFRNDGKYTAAGYAQVASEKMTKYSDVGGQAFWNPFEKSETIKRRRYFITKLLQGAIRGLAYMHDHERLHQSLGPSSVALNTIAEKDAAYLVPRLRDLAFSVDIRFSELNGNSNPLSEGLWRRASAAGASTPMEKRAFGIADDIYEAGLLFAYLSFIPFCAAGVMDSLSLRRLFENTFQLDIQAMREYCLADDRLVEAVKFLDLGDGAGWELLQAMMNRDYRQRPIAEAVLNHRFLAGAFL from the exons ATGCTGTCAGCAGCTAACAATCCGTCGCTCTCTTCCCGCGTTTGCTTCTTCAGATTCGGAGAGCTGAATCTCAGCTCACGATTGAATCTCCGTCGCCGACGAGCTGCCGATCGGTGCTGCAAAGCGTCTCTCATTACGAATTCCGATTCATTCGAGGTCGGGAGGCTGATTGGCAGTTACGGATTTATGAACATTACTAG TTACTCGGGGCCGCAATCGGCGACGGACATGGAGTATATGGCTGGAGATATTGGGAGATTGAGAGCTCAGGATGTTGGGGAAGGAAGTGTGAAAATTAG ATTGTATGAAGGAAGAATAGCTCAAGGTCCACAGAGAGGTAGCTCCGTTATTTTTAAG GTCTACCCTGGTCAGCAAGTTGGAGGCTTCGAAGCTGATTTGATGGCTGCGAATGAGCTCGGTGCACATGCTTCCCTTCAA AGCAATTCAAAATCCATAGCCTGCTCGAATATTCAGGTACTTATTGGAGGATTTGAGACGAAAACTGGTGAGCAG TGGCTTGCTTTTCGGAATGATGGAAAGTACACTGCTGCTGGCTATGCACAAGTTGCGAGTGAAAAGATGACAAAATATAGTGATGTTGGAGGGCAGGCATTTTGGAATCCGTTCGAGAAAAGTGAAACTATAAAGAGGAGAAGATACTTCATTACAAAACTTCTTCAGGGAGCAATTCGTGGCTTAGCTTACATGCATGACCACGAGAGGTTGCATCAAAGTCTTGGACCTTCTTCTGTTGCTCTTAA TACAATTGCAGAAAAAGATGCTGCTTATCTGGTTCCAAGGCTTAGGGACCTTGCCTTTTCGGTTGATATAAG ATTTTCTGAGCTAAATGGAAATTCAAATCCACTATCGGAAGGGCTCTGGCGAAGAGCATCTGCTGCTGGTGCTTCCACTCCTATGGAGAAACGAGCATTTGGAATTGCAGATGATAT ATATGAAGCTGGTCTTCTATTTGCCTATCTATCTTTCATACCATTTTGTGCGGCAGGAGTGATGGACAGTCTTTCATTGCGA AGGCTTTTCGAGAATACCTTCCAACTCGATATCCAAGCAATGCGAGA ATACTGTTTGGCTGATGATCGTCTTGTGGAAGCTGTTAAATTTCTTGATCTCGGGGATGGTGCAGGATGGGAGTTACTTCAG GCTATGATGAACCGTGATTATCGACAGAGGCCAATTGCAGAAGCTGTTTTGAATCATAGATTTCTGGCTGGAGCTTTCCTCTAA
- the LOC121756334 gene encoding histone acetyltransferase MCC1-like, translated as MPYYSMVNIKVHRGPVIAYRPIQPSDLVILERTHGELFPIRYETEFFQNVVNGQDIVSWGAVDRSRPDEQSDELVGFVTVRIIPAKDSEIEDLLSFDASRTDQTLVYILTLGVIDSYRNLGIASSLIHEVTKYASNLSRCRAVYLHVISYNNPAIHLYKKMSFQCVRRLYNFYYINGQHFDSYLFVYYVNGGRSPCSPLELVTLFVTYARSGFKSLAAKLWKNDERKISKWPKYKESGYLLPTVQS; from the exons ATGCCATATTATTCAATGGTAAACATCAAAGTTCATCGCGGTCCAGTTATAGCTTATAGGCCAATACAGCCATCTGACTTGGTGATTCTTGAGAGAACTCATGGTGAACTGTTTCCCATAAG GTATGAAACTGAATTCTTCCAGAATGTTGTCAATGGCCAAGATATTGTGTCGTGGGGAGCTGTTGATCGAAGTCGCCCTGATGAACAGAGTGACGAACTTGTTGGATTTGTTACTGTAAGAATTATTCCAGCCAAAGACAGTGAG ATAGAAGATTTATTGAGCTTTGACGCATCTAGAACAGACCAAACATTAGTATACATCCTAACATTGGGAGTCATCGATTCCTATAGGAATCTGGGAATTG CCAGTTCACTAATCCATGAGGTCACAAAGTATGCATCAAATCTTTCACGTTGCCGTGCTGTTTATCTACACGTGATTTCATACAATAACCCAGCCATACATTTGTACAAGAAGATGTCATTTCAGTGTGTAAGACGGCTGTACAATTTTTATTACATCAACGGGCAGCATTTCGATTCCTACCTGTTTGTCTACTACGTGAATGGCGGTCGATCTCCCTGCTCTCCGCT AGAGCTTGTCACATTGTTTGTCACTTATGCAAGGAGTGGATTCAAATCACTGGCTGCAAAGCTGTGGAAAAACGACGAGAGGAAGATCTCCAAGTGGCCCAAGTATAAAGAATCGGGTTACCTTCTTCCTACAGTTCAGTCCTAA
- the LOC121756342 gene encoding inositol-tetrakisphosphate 1-kinase 1-like, whose product MSEESTTRYRIGYALAPKKVKSFIQPSLLNLTKERGIDLFPVQTTKPLTDQFPFDCIIHKSPDPEWRNQLEQLIHQNPNVVVIDLPEEIERLHNRVTMLQAVDQLEISNGFSVGVPKQVSVENPQSPIDCGLSFPVIAKPLVANGSAGSHQMSLVFNEEGLRGLKLRQPFVLQEFVNHGGVIFKVYVAGRHVQCVKRRSLPDISVEKLGVSENSVSFSQISNVTAEDRSGDGVEKLIEAAELPPSGFVTEVASQLREALKLNLFNFDMIRDSSVEGRHLVIDINYFPGYAKMPCYETILTDFFLDVVQKKPDVISKDC is encoded by the coding sequence ATGTCGGAGGAATCTACGACGAGGTACCGCATAGGTTATGCTCTTGCGCCCAAGAAAGTGAAGAGTTTCATCCAACCATCGCTCCTCAATCTCACCAAAGAGAGAGGGATCGATCTATTTCCCGTCCAGACCACCAAGCCCTTGACCGATCAATTCCCCTTCGATTGCATCATCCACAAATCACCCGACCCGGAGTGGCGAAACCAGCTCGAGCAGCTCATTCATCAGAATCCAAACGTCGTCGTAATTGACCTCCCGGAGGAGATCGAGCGCCTCCACAATCGAGTAACCATGCTGCAGGCGGTGGACCAGCTGGAAATTTCCAACGGGTTCTCAGTCGGGGTGCCGAAGCAGGTGTCCGTCGAAAATCCCCAATCGCCGATCGACTGCGGTTTAAGTTTCCCGGTGATTGCGAAGCCGCTGGTGGCGAACGGGAGCGCGGGATCTCATCAGATGTCGTTGGTCTTCAACGAGGAGGGCTTGCGAGGGCTGAAATTGCGCCAGCCGTTTGTGCTGCAGGAGTTCGTGAATCACGGAGGGGTCATTTTCAAGGTCTACGTGGCGGGGAGGCACGTTCAGTGTGTGAAGAGGAGGTCGTTGCCGGATATCTCTGTGGAGAAATTGGGGGTTTCGGAGAATTCGGTGTCGTTTTCTCAGATTTCGAATGTGACTGCGGAGGATCGGAGCGGTGACGGCGTGGAGAAGTTAATCGAGGCGGCGGAGCTGCCGCCGTCTGGTTTTGTGACGGAAGTAGCTAGTCAGTTGAGGGAGGCTTTGAAATTGAACCTTTTCAATTTTGATATGATAAGGGACAGTAGCGTTGAAGGGCGGCATCTCGTGATCGATATAAATTACTTCCCGGGGTATGCCAAGATGCCATGCTACGAGACGATTTTGACTGATTTTTTCCTCGACGTTGTGCAGAAGAAGCCGGACGTAATTTCTAAGGACTGTTAG